TTTTCGGGCCTGACGCGCTTTGGCCGTGAAAGTCCGCAGCCGCAGCCCGACCTTGCCCACCACTGGCAAGTCTCTGACAGCGGCCTGTGCTGGGACTTTTTTATTCGCTCAACCCTGCACTGGCATAACGGCGAACCTGTCGAAACTCACCAGCTCCAGCAGCGCCTGATGATGTTGCTGGCGCTGCCCGATCTGCGTCGGCTGTTTATCAGCGTCGAACGTATCGAAATCCCGCATGCGCAGTGCCTGCGTTTTATTCTGCACCGTCCGGATTACTGGCTGGCGCATCGTCTGGCAAGCTACTGCAGCCGCCTCGCCCATCCGCTGGATACTCAGCTGGGCTGCGGCCCGTTCCGCATCGCCAGCTTTAAGCCAAACCTGGTGCGGCTGGAAAGCTTTGAAAGCTACCACCTGAAGCATCCGCTGCTGAAAGCCATCGAATACTGGATAACGCCGCAGCTTTTCGAAACAACGCTCGGCACCAGCTGTCTCCATCCGGTGCAGATTGCCATTGGCCAGCAGGATGAGCTGGAGAAGCTTCGCCCGGTCAGCAACAGCATCAGCCTGGGGTTTTGCTATCTGGGGATCCGGCCACAGGGCAGGCTTAGCGCAGAGCAGGCAACAACAATTATGCAGATTGTTCGGGAGCCGGAAATGATCGGCACGCTGCCGCTGAAAAGCGGGCTGATCACCCCGAACACCGAGATGATCCCCGGCTGGCAAATCCCCGCATGGGATCGGCATAAAGCCGTCAAATTGCCGAAAAAGCTCACGCTGGTTTACCATTTGCCCGTTGAGCTTCACGCCATGGCGCTGCAGCTAAAGCACTACCTGGCTGAACGTGGCTGCGAGCTGACGGTGATTTTCCACGATGCCAAAACCTGGGCCGGCTGCCAGCATCTTATCGACGCCGATATCGTGATGGGTGACCGGCTGATCGGCGAGGCCCCGGAGTTCACGCTTGAACAGTGGCTGCGCAGCGATGTGCTATGGCCTAATTTATTGAGCGCCGGGCAGTATGCCCATCTGCAGGCCACGCTGGATGCGGTGCAGGCTTATCATTCACCTCATGAGCGTAATGAAGGGCTGAAAGAGGTATTTCACGGCCTGATGCGGGATGCGGTAGTTACGCCGCTGTTTAATTATCGCTACCAGATAAGCGCCCCGCCCGGCGTCAACGGCATTGAGCTGAACGCGTGGGGCTGGTTCGATTTTTGCGAAGCCTGGCTCCCGCCGCCGGGCATGGCGTGAAGAAGCTGGTTGATCCATTCCGGGGGCGTTACCATACCCCTTTTCCAGACACCCTTGTGAACGACAGGATAGAGAATGAAACGTACAGTCGTGGTTTTCAGCGGCGGACAGGACTCCACCACCTGCCTGATTCAGGCGTTACAGCAATATGATGAAGTGCACTGCGTGACGTTTGATTACGGCCAGCGCCACCGCGCAGAAATAGACGTAGCCCAAAAGCTGTCGCTGAAGCTTGGCGCCCGTGCGCACAAGGTCCTGGACGTCACTCTGCTTAACGAACTGGCGGTCAGTAGCCTGACGAGAGACAGTATTCCGGTACCGGGTTACAACCCCGAAGACAGCGGCCTCCCAAGCACTTTTGTGCCGGGGCGCAATATTTTGTTCCTCACGCTGGCGGCGATCTACGCTTACCAGGTTGAAGCGGAATCCGTGATAACCGGCGTGTGCGAAACGGATTTCTCCGGTTACCCGGACTGCCGGGATGAGTTTGTTAAAGCGCTGAACCACGCGGTAAGCCTCGGTATGGCAAGAGACATCCGGTTTGAAACGCCGCTGATGTGGCTGGACAAGGCTGAAACCTGGGCGCTGGCCGATTACTGGAAGCAGCTTGAAACTGTCCGCCATGAGACGCTGACCTGCTACAACGGTATTCAGGGCGACGGCTGCGGGGAATGCGCAGCCTGCCATCTGCGTGCTAACGGCCTTAACCACTATCTGGCAAACAAACCTGCGGTTATGGCCGCCATGCAGCAAAAAACCGGCCTGAAATAACTCATCACGGCGTGGTGCTAAACCGCTGTCGATAGAAGAAATACCAAGCGGTTCGTAATATAGACCGGAAAATCACAAAGAGGGAAAAACCACGCTTTTTCCCTCTTTGTCAGCAATGTCAGGCACTCATCATCTGTTCCAGCTTCTCACGCAGTTCACCTTCCAGCGGCACCGCCTTTTGCGTTTTTAGATCAATGCAGACGAAGGTCAACAGCGCATCGGCAACGGTTTCCCCTTCAGGCTCCAGCGTCACAACCTGGCTAAGCACGCCGCTTTTACCGTTCAGCTGCTGAAGCTTGCTGTCGATACGCAGCAGGTCGCCAAGCACCGCCGGGCGGCGATAGCTGATATTGATGTTCACCACGATGAAGGCGATGTTGTGCTCCGTCATCCACTGGAAACCCGTGG
This region of Cedecea lapagei genomic DNA includes:
- a CDS encoding SgrR family transcriptional regulator; protein product: MRLLNRLNQFQRLWQPSAGEPQQVTVAELAGRCFCSDRHVRTLLNQLEDAGWLRWRAQSGRGKRGELTFLVSPESVRSGMMEQVLGKGQHQNALELAQLAPEQLRQLLQPFLGGQWQNDVPTLRIPYYRPLDPVGPGFLPGRAEQHLAGQVFSGLTRFGRESPQPQPDLAHHWQVSDSGLCWDFFIRSTLHWHNGEPVETHQLQQRLMMLLALPDLRRLFISVERIEIPHAQCLRFILHRPDYWLAHRLASYCSRLAHPLDTQLGCGPFRIASFKPNLVRLESFESYHLKHPLLKAIEYWITPQLFETTLGTSCLHPVQIAIGQQDELEKLRPVSNSISLGFCYLGIRPQGRLSAEQATTIMQIVREPEMIGTLPLKSGLITPNTEMIPGWQIPAWDRHKAVKLPKKLTLVYHLPVELHAMALQLKHYLAERGCELTVIFHDAKTWAGCQHLIDADIVMGDRLIGEAPEFTLEQWLRSDVLWPNLLSAGQYAHLQATLDAVQAYHSPHERNEGLKEVFHGLMRDAVVTPLFNYRYQISAPPGVNGIELNAWGWFDFCEAWLPPPGMA
- the queC gene encoding 7-cyano-7-deazaguanine synthase QueC produces the protein MKRTVVVFSGGQDSTTCLIQALQQYDEVHCVTFDYGQRHRAEIDVAQKLSLKLGARAHKVLDVTLLNELAVSSLTRDSIPVPGYNPEDSGLPSTFVPGRNILFLTLAAIYAYQVEAESVITGVCETDFSGYPDCRDEFVKALNHAVSLGMARDIRFETPLMWLDKAETWALADYWKQLETVRHETLTCYNGIQGDGCGECAACHLRANGLNHYLANKPAVMAAMQQKTGLK
- a CDS encoding YbgC/FadM family acyl-CoA thioesterase, translated to MQTHIKVRGYHMDVYQHVNNARYLEFLEEARWEGLEKTTGFQWMTEHNIAFIVVNINISYRRPAVLGDLLRIDSKLQQLNGKSGVLSQVVTLEPEGETVADALLTFVCIDLKTQKAVPLEGELREKLEQMMSA